The Cetobacterium sp. 8H genome segment TTAATAAAGAACATCTTTTCTCAAAAACTCATGAGGCAAATTCACAAAGTGAAGTAAATGATATAATTGAAAAATTACTATTAGAGGTTAGAGAGATTAAAACTGATAATTTTCAAGTTTTATATTTAAGATTATTAGAGATTATAAAAAAATATGTATGGACACTACCATCAGATACACAAAAAGAGATATGTGATTTATCTCTATACGACCATTTAAAAACAACATCAGCAATATCAATAGCATCATATAATTATCATATGGAAAAAAATTTATCACTGGAAAAAACAACACAGGTATCAATAAATGAGGGAAAGAAGGAAGCACACTTTCTACTTATAGGTGGAGATATATCTGGAATTCAAAGTTACATCTACTCTTTGGCAAGTAGTGAGAACATAGCTAAAAGACTTAGAGCAAGATCATTTTTTATAAGAGTTTTAACAGAGTTGGCATCTATTAAAATAGTTAAAGAGTTAGAGCTAACTATGAGTAATATAGTAATTTCAAATGGAGGAAAATTCTATATTATTGCTCAAAATGGAGAGGAAACAATAGAAAAATTAAAGAATATAAGGGATTTAATCAATAAAGAGCTATATTTAGATTATGAGGGAGAGATTTTTCTAAATCTTCAATGGACACCAGTGGTAGGTGAGGAGTTAGGATTAAAATTCTCTGAAAAGTTTGATAAAATAAATGATTTATTGGAAATTGGAAAAAATAGAAAATTTCATAAGGAGATTTTAGAAAATTCTGTGGTAGCTGGAGATATTTATGGAGTAGGAGAAAAAGTGGAACTTTGCCCTATCTGTGGAAAGTTTTTAAAATTTAAAGAGGAAAAAAGCTGTAAAAAGTGTGATATAGATGAGTTTTGGGGAAGTAACTTACCAAAGATGGATAAATTAGCCATATATGATGAAAAATCTTTAGATGGAAAGGATATAGGACTTTTTGGCTTAAGTGCTAAGATTATGAAAAAAAATGAAAAAATTCAAGGAAGTCCATATTTAGTAATAAATTTTGGTAGGGAAAATATAGAGAAATCCCCATGGATATCTGGATTTTATGGCGGTTATGTACCGACTAAAGATGAGGAAATAATGACTTTTGAAGATATAGCAAAAGAGTCTAAATCTAAAAATCTTGGAATTTTAAAGGGAGATATAGATGATTTAGGAATGATTTTCAGTATGGGATTAAAGATAGAGGATAGAGATGAGGAGAGCGTAGTTCAAGATGTAACGTCTATATCAAGGGTGGCGACACTTAGTAGAATGATTGATGCATTCTTCTCTTACTGGTTACCAAAAGTTTTAAAAGAGAAGCAAAATATACTTGGAAGTCACTATGTTGTTTATGCTGGTGGAGATGACTTTATGATTGTAGGACCATGGGATAAATTAATTAATTCATCAAACTTTATAAAAGAGGAATTTCAAAGGTTTGTAGGATTTAATCCAAACTTTACAATTTCTATGGGATTAGCCATAACAAAGGATAAGGATCCAATATATTTGTCTTCTAAATGGGCTACAGAGCTAGAAAGTATTGTAAAAAGTAGTGGAAAGGATGGAATAGGAGTTTTTGATACCTATATACCATGGAGTAAATATAAAGAGGTTTTTGGATTTGGAGAGTTTTTAATAGAGTTAAGAGAGAGATATGGTATTTCTCAAAGTTTTATATATAGACTACTAAAATATACAAATATGGCTGAAAACTACTTTAAATCTAAAGAGTCTAAAGAACTTATGTATCTTTCAAAATTTGAATATGATATATCTAGAAATATAGTTCCTAAGCTTGGAGATAATAAAAAAGAGGTTTTAGGTAAATTGATTAAATACTTTG includes the following:
- the cas10 gene encoding type III-A CRISPR-associated protein Cas10/Csm1, which encodes MVILKNDYERVALGGLLHDIGKLFNRSDFYREKGVGGEHPFLSSWFVDYIVENKILSNDEALKEITQKHHESQYFPKELNVSSIKDTNLKKLALIVAKADNHSSMERHGEDKTRSYKNVPLDSIFSRIDIGKGKAPTTRYYLREFNKEHLFSKTHEANSQSEVNDIIEKLLLEVREIKTDNFQVLYLRLLEIIKKYVWTLPSDTQKEICDLSLYDHLKTTSAISIASYNYHMEKNLSLEKTTQVSINEGKKEAHFLLIGGDISGIQSYIYSLASSENIAKRLRARSFFIRVLTELASIKIVKELELTMSNIVISNGGKFYIIAQNGEETIEKLKNIRDLINKELYLDYEGEIFLNLQWTPVVGEELGLKFSEKFDKINDLLEIGKNRKFHKEILENSVVAGDIYGVGEKVELCPICGKFLKFKEEKSCKKCDIDEFWGSNLPKMDKLAIYDEKSLDGKDIGLFGLSAKIMKKNEKIQGSPYLVINFGRENIEKSPWISGFYGGYVPTKDEEIMTFEDIAKESKSKNLGILKGDIDDLGMIFSMGLKIEDRDEESVVQDVTSISRVATLSRMIDAFFSYWLPKVLKEKQNILGSHYVVYAGGDDFMIVGPWDKLINSSNFIKEEFQRFVGFNPNFTISMGLAITKDKDPIYLSSKWATELESIVKSSGKDGIGVFDTYIPWSKYKEVFGFGEFLIELRERYGISQSFIYRLLKYTNMAENYFKSKESKELMYLSKFEYDISRNIVPKLGDNKKEVLGKLIKYFGHEGFVDSRNHEFLCKYMRVSINYAVRKLREVNNV